Proteins encoded within one genomic window of Bacillus sp. 1NLA3E:
- a CDS encoding LTA synthase family protein codes for MLKIKWPNGSLIILATVLLWIKTYIVYKTSFDINIENWRQEFILLINPLSFIMIVFGISLFMKDKIRNRYILSASFIISVILFSNVIFFRFFNDFLTIPVLFQTSNMYDLGSSVHELVRVTDLLYFLDFFILLLLIRIKPSLRADFYVSKATRKVYFLFAFAVAFLNLGLAEIERPQLLTRTFDREMLVKNIGAYSYQFYDVFLQSKTSAQRALADGSELVDINNYINANYKEPNKEMFGIAKGKNVILISMESMQSFVINQKENGQEITPFLNHFIKESYYFDNFYHQTGQGKTSDAEFLTENSIYPLNRGAVFFTHSGNEYTATPEILNSHGYYTAALHANNKTFWNRDIMYQSLGYQRFYNMDDYHINEENSVGWGLKDKDFLEQSIQHLEDMPKPFYAKFITLTNHFPFELSEADSLIDPYTSDDKTLNNYFPTVRYTDEAFKNFVQKLKGDGLYDDTVIILYGDHYGISENHNQAMGEFLGKEITPFENTQLQRVPFFIHVPGQKGKTMSTVAGQIDVKPTILHLLGIKTKGNIEFGSDLFSKDKLDFTVLRDGSFITKDYVYTRGTCYRKDSGEQIEPSYCEPFMGKAKTELEYSDKVVYGDLLRFNKNTKLLPKSGVGQKK; via the coding sequence ATGTTAAAAATAAAATGGCCAAATGGATCATTGATTATCCTTGCCACAGTTTTACTTTGGATCAAAACTTATATAGTATATAAAACTAGCTTTGATATAAACATTGAAAATTGGAGACAGGAATTTATTTTACTTATTAATCCACTGAGCTTTATTATGATTGTTTTTGGAATTAGCTTATTTATGAAAGATAAAATACGAAATCGCTACATTCTAAGTGCAAGCTTTATCATTTCAGTTATTTTATTCTCAAATGTTATCTTCTTTCGTTTTTTTAACGATTTTTTAACAATCCCTGTGTTGTTCCAGACCAGTAATATGTATGATCTAGGTAGCAGTGTTCATGAACTTGTTAGAGTTACCGATCTTTTATATTTTTTAGATTTTTTCATTCTTCTTTTACTTATTAGGATAAAACCATCTCTACGTGCTGATTTCTATGTTTCAAAAGCAACTCGCAAGGTTTATTTCCTATTTGCATTCGCAGTAGCTTTTTTAAATCTTGGATTAGCAGAAATAGAACGCCCACAATTATTAACAAGAACATTTGATCGTGAAATGCTGGTTAAAAATATTGGAGCATACAGCTACCAGTTCTATGACGTTTTTTTACAGTCTAAAACCTCTGCTCAACGGGCGTTGGCAGATGGCAGTGAACTAGTGGATATTAATAACTACATAAATGCAAATTACAAAGAACCAAATAAAGAGATGTTTGGGATTGCTAAAGGAAAAAATGTGATTTTGATTTCAATGGAATCCATGCAAAGCTTTGTCATTAATCAAAAGGAAAACGGTCAGGAGATTACCCCGTTTTTAAATCACTTTATTAAAGAGAGTTATTATTTTGATAATTTCTACCATCAAACAGGTCAAGGAAAGACGTCGGATGCTGAATTTTTAACCGAGAACTCGATCTATCCACTTAACAGAGGGGCTGTGTTTTTCACTCATTCTGGAAATGAGTATACAGCGACTCCAGAAATATTAAATAGTCATGGGTATTATACTGCTGCTTTGCATGCAAATAATAAAACCTTCTGGAACCGAGATATTATGTACCAATCTCTTGGATATCAACGTTTCTATAATATGGACGATTATCATATCAATGAGGAAAACTCTGTAGGTTGGGGACTTAAGGATAAAGACTTTTTAGAACAATCGATTCAACATTTAGAAGATATGCCAAAGCCCTTCTACGCTAAGTTTATAACACTTACCAATCATTTCCCATTTGAGCTAAGTGAAGCAGACAGTCTGATTGATCCGTATACTTCTGATGATAAAACTTTAAATAATTACTTTCCAACGGTTCGTTATACGGATGAGGCTTTCAAGAACTTTGTTCAAAAACTAAAAGGTGATGGATTATATGACGACACGGTCATTATCCTTTATGGTGACCATTACGGGATTTCTGAAAACCATAATCAAGCAATGGGTGAATTTCTGGGTAAGGAAATTACCCCTTTTGAAAATACACAATTGCAACGTGTCCCATTCTTTATCCATGTACCAGGACAAAAAGGAAAAACGATGTCTACAGTTGCAGGACAAATAGATGTTAAGCCGACCATTCTCCATTTACTTGGTATTAAAACAAAAGGAAATATTGAATTTGGATCGGATTTATTTTCTAAGGATAAGTTGGATTTCACAGTTTTAAGAGACGGAAGCTTTATTACAAAAGATTATGTCTATACAAGAGGTACTTGTTACCGAAAGGACTCAGGTGAACAAATTGAACCGAGTTATTGTGAGCCTTTTATGGGAAAGGCGAAAACAGAGCTTGAATATTCTGATAAAGTTGTTTATGGTGATTTACTTCGATTCAACAAAAATACGAAGTTACTTCCTAAATCAGGGGTAGGTCAAAAAAAATAA
- a CDS encoding helix-turn-helix transcriptional regulator: protein MEQTLKITNVLSDPTRYYIYQYITKRHQEVTVQEIADGFNIHPNVARLHLSKLEDVNMLVSETKKTGKGGRPSRLYRLSDDVIQLNFPYRDYQLLSNIAIQTMLSLGEEGRKALYITGKRFGMELVEQEMASQHQNSVDLSFDQKLNIMRSAATMAGFYPDFEANEDQTKIYFEIFNCPFKEVAVDHTESVCGMHYEFLKGMFESLFNSVELIEKENMITGCHSCNYQALVTV from the coding sequence ATGGAACAAACATTAAAAATAACAAATGTATTATCTGATCCAACCCGGTATTATATTTATCAATACATTACGAAACGTCATCAAGAAGTAACAGTACAGGAAATTGCTGATGGTTTTAATATCCATCCTAATGTGGCACGACTTCATTTATCAAAGCTTGAAGATGTGAACATGCTTGTTTCTGAAACAAAGAAAACAGGTAAAGGGGGAAGACCAAGCAGACTGTATCGTTTATCAGATGATGTCATTCAACTTAACTTTCCGTATCGAGATTACCAGTTACTATCTAATATCGCTATCCAAACAATGCTTTCTTTAGGTGAAGAAGGAAGAAAAGCACTTTATATTACTGGAAAAAGGTTTGGAATGGAACTAGTTGAACAAGAAATGGCTTCACAGCACCAAAATAGCGTAGATTTATCTTTCGACCAGAAACTAAACATTATGAGAAGTGCTGCGACAATGGCCGGCTTTTACCCTGACTTTGAAGCAAATGAAGATCAAACTAAAATTTATTTTGAAATCTTCAATTGTCCTTTTAAAGAGGTTGCTGTTGATCACACTGAATCCGTTTGTGGGATGCATTATGAATTCCTAAAAGGAATGTTCGAATCCCTCTTTAATTCTGTTGAGCTTATTGAAAAGGAAAATATGATTACTGGATGTCACTCCTGCAATTACCAAGCGTTAGTTACAGTATAA
- a CDS encoding ROK family glucokinase encodes MADKWVVGVDLGGTTTKLALVDSIGDIICKWEIPTDVTNSGKNITKNIANSIDHKISELGKSKSDILGIGMGAPGPVDLENGIIYEAVNLGWKTEFPLQRELEAVTSLPAVIDNDANCAALGEMWKGAGNGAKDLVCITLGTGVGGGVIANGDIIHGINGAAGEIGHITAVPVGGAPCNCGKSGCIETIASATGIVRLAKEKLHNQEIDGELLQLYKKTGMITAKDVFDAARNGDEVAQNVLNDVTLHLGLTLANVANTLNPEKIVLGGGVSKAGDILLASVTKYFEKFSFIRVAKSTKLTLATLGNDAGVIGAAWLVLNKK; translated from the coding sequence TTGGCTGATAAGTGGGTTGTAGGTGTTGATTTAGGGGGTACCACCACGAAGCTTGCATTAGTTGACTCTATTGGGGACATTATTTGTAAATGGGAAATTCCAACGGATGTTACAAACTCAGGAAAAAACATTACCAAAAATATTGCTAATTCTATTGATCATAAAATTTCAGAGTTGGGAAAATCAAAATCAGATATTTTGGGGATTGGTATGGGCGCTCCAGGTCCAGTTGATTTAGAAAACGGTATCATTTACGAAGCAGTAAATCTTGGATGGAAAACAGAGTTTCCTCTTCAGCGAGAATTAGAGGCTGTTACTTCTCTACCTGCTGTTATTGACAATGACGCCAACTGTGCTGCCTTGGGGGAAATGTGGAAAGGGGCCGGAAATGGGGCCAAAGACCTTGTTTGTATAACTCTTGGAACTGGTGTTGGTGGCGGAGTTATTGCAAATGGCGATATTATTCATGGAATCAATGGGGCTGCAGGCGAAATTGGTCATATAACAGCTGTTCCAGTGGGCGGCGCACCTTGTAATTGTGGAAAGTCTGGATGCATCGAAACAATCGCTTCAGCAACTGGGATCGTGAGACTGGCAAAAGAAAAATTACATAATCAAGAGATCGATGGGGAACTTCTTCAGCTCTATAAAAAAACCGGAATGATTACAGCAAAGGATGTTTTTGATGCCGCCCGAAACGGTGATGAAGTGGCTCAAAACGTCCTTAATGATGTGACTTTGCATCTAGGACTTACCTTAGCAAATGTTGCGAACACACTTAATCCTGAAAAAATTGTCCTGGGGGGAGGAGTTTCAAAGGCAGGTGACATTCTATTGGCATCGGTTACAAAATACTTCGAAAAGTTTTCATTTATTCGAGTTGCTAAATCCACGAAGCTAACCTTAGCGACCTTAGGTAACGATGCAGGTGTTATTGGTGCTGCTTGGCTTGTGTTGAACAAAAAATAG
- a CDS encoding M14 family metallopeptidase produces MKVRIRSGDSLWYFSQMFMVPLNLIIDSNPLVNPQSLVEGQMVDIPGFIKLEYKVNQGDTCWKLAHTRNLSADAIVLLNPSINPNQLAIGETIWLPKRVMKPIVNGKRKYDFLTMLGEINELSKIYPFIRVNSIGDSVLGNPLKEIRIGKGYKKININASFHANEWITTSIAMTFLNIYLLSLTNGQSLDGVRLLPFYHEIELSIVPMVNPDGVNLVLNGPPESHTRDIVKMNNGSSDFTAWKANIRGVDLNNQFPANWEIEKERKEPKAPASRDYPGEAPLTEPEAIAMAKLVRDSGFDCLIALHTQGEEFYWGYEGLEPPDSAVLAEEFERVSGYKAICYVDSHAGFKDWFIQECRKPGFTLELGKGINPLPLSQFDKIFQRVAPIFWAALNMKKQKFV; encoded by the coding sequence ATGAAGGTTCGGATAAGGTCAGGAGATAGTTTATGGTACTTTAGTCAAATGTTTATGGTACCTCTTAACCTAATTATCGACTCTAACCCATTAGTGAATCCCCAAAGCCTGGTTGAAGGACAAATGGTAGATATTCCTGGTTTTATAAAACTAGAATATAAGGTAAATCAAGGAGACACATGTTGGAAACTTGCGCATACTAGAAACTTGTCGGCTGATGCTATTGTTCTCCTTAATCCATCTATCAATCCTAATCAACTGGCGATTGGAGAAACCATTTGGTTACCTAAAAGAGTGATGAAACCTATTGTGAATGGAAAGAGGAAATATGACTTTTTGACAATGTTAGGAGAAATTAATGAATTAAGCAAAATATATCCCTTCATCCGGGTAAATTCTATTGGAGATTCAGTCTTAGGAAACCCGCTTAAAGAAATACGAATTGGGAAAGGGTATAAAAAAATCAACATCAACGCTTCCTTCCATGCGAATGAGTGGATAACCACGTCAATCGCCATGACTTTTTTAAACATATATCTATTGTCGTTAACTAATGGCCAGAGCTTAGATGGAGTGAGACTGCTTCCTTTCTATCATGAGATTGAATTGTCAATTGTCCCAATGGTAAATCCAGATGGAGTGAACCTGGTCTTAAATGGTCCTCCAGAATCGCATACGAGGGATATAGTCAAAATGAATAATGGTAGTTCAGATTTTACTGCGTGGAAGGCTAATATTCGGGGGGTAGATTTAAATAATCAATTTCCTGCTAATTGGGAAATTGAAAAGGAACGAAAAGAGCCAAAGGCCCCTGCTTCCCGCGATTATCCAGGAGAAGCCCCACTTACAGAACCTGAAGCCATTGCCATGGCCAAACTAGTTAGGGATTCAGGTTTTGATTGTCTTATTGCGCTTCATACCCAAGGGGAAGAGTTTTATTGGGGCTACGAGGGGCTAGAACCACCTGATTCGGCTGTATTAGCAGAAGAATTTGAAAGAGTCAGTGGCTATAAAGCCATTTGCTATGTCGACAGTCATGCAGGCTTCAAAGATTGGTTCATACAAGAGTGTCGAAAGCCAGGGTTTACACTTGAGTTGGGAAAGGGGATCAATCCTTTGCCACTTTCACAATTTGATAAGATTTTTCAAAGGGTCGCTCCGATTTTTTGGGCAGCCTTAAATATGAAAAAGCAGAAATTTGTTTAA
- a CDS encoding DUF2759 family protein, giving the protein MGLVIVFALVTILAAIGTLRTLKSKNFLGLFFAAASFAVFGWFTVMTVLHHGFPTAH; this is encoded by the coding sequence ATGGGATTGGTCATTGTATTTGCTTTAGTAACGATTCTTGCAGCCATCGGAACATTAAGAACTTTAAAGAGTAAAAATTTCCTTGGCTTATTTTTTGCAGCTGCTTCTTTCGCTGTTTTTGGCTGGTTTACCGTTATGACTGTTTTACACCACGGATTTCCAACTGCGCACTAA
- a CDS encoding YqgQ family protein yields MKTIYDIQQFLKGFGTFIYVGDRLANLELMEEEIKELFYSKLIEKNELSNAMQILRHEIQFEREKQERKNR; encoded by the coding sequence ATGAAAACTATTTATGATATCCAGCAATTCTTAAAAGGTTTTGGAACATTCATTTATGTTGGTGATCGGTTAGCCAATCTCGAATTAATGGAAGAAGAAATAAAAGAACTTTTTTATTCAAAACTGATTGAAAAGAATGAGCTTTCAAATGCTATGCAGATTTTAAGACATGAAATACAGTTTGAAAGAGAAAAGCAAGAGAGAAAAAACAGGTGA
- a CDS encoding MBL fold metallo-hydrolase, whose amino-acid sequence MEWRKIPLGPLQTNCYLLIKEETCLVIDPGEEGDKLIGLIDELNTKPQAILLTHAHFDHIGAVDTIRDYYKIPVYIHEKEAKWLLDPSLNGSQIFMNDHLVRIRPADYFLVNEETRKIGDFSFKIFETPGHSPGSVSFYFEDTEIVLSGDALFNGSIGRTDLPGGNLETLLRSIHEKILTLPEETKVLSGHGPITTVGNEMDSNPFLHGFE is encoded by the coding sequence ATGGAGTGGAGAAAGATACCGCTAGGGCCATTACAAACCAATTGTTATCTTTTAATAAAAGAAGAAACATGTTTGGTCATTGATCCGGGTGAAGAAGGGGATAAATTGATTGGGTTAATTGATGAGCTTAACACAAAACCTCAGGCAATATTGTTAACGCACGCTCATTTTGATCATATTGGGGCAGTTGATACAATCCGAGATTATTACAAAATCCCTGTTTATATTCATGAAAAAGAGGCTAAATGGTTGCTTGACCCATCCCTAAATGGATCTCAAATTTTTATGAATGACCATTTGGTTCGAATCAGGCCAGCAGATTATTTTCTCGTTAACGAGGAAACCCGAAAAATTGGCGATTTTTCCTTTAAAATATTTGAAACACCAGGCCATTCTCCTGGCAGTGTATCTTTTTATTTCGAAGATACAGAAATTGTTTTGTCTGGAGATGCTTTATTTAATGGAAGTATCGGTCGTACCGATTTACCAGGAGGAAATCTCGAAACACTATTGCGTAGCATACATGAAAAAATTCTTACTTTGCCAGAAGAAACTAAGGTTTTATCTGGACATGGACCGATAACGACTGTTGGCAACGAAATGGATTCAAATCCATTCCTTCATGGATTTGAATAG
- a CDS encoding class I SAM-dependent methyltransferase — protein MEFLIKKQIFDSPRGFITYADFIDTVLYHREFGYYMKDGIKIGREGDFFTTSNVSDIYGRMVAKWYSQLALKFSLPTNVCEIGAGTGRFAQAFIEEWDKCATLKLSYTMVETSPYHRRLQQEKIVMNENVKQVKNLDEVNSFEGLIFSNELFDALPVHVVQRLDNELFEMMVTVQNDQLVEIPVQLENEKIIEFLSTQNLVLQESQRIEVPLAMTNLIGSISNILTKGIILTVDYGYTNKEWMDPIHRNGSLRGYYRHQLINDILQHFGDMDITSHVHFDALIEMGENSGLSFIDKLRQDEFFLSIGILNELQNHYDSNPFSEKSKQNRAIRSLIMPSGLSPSFQAVLQHKGLQDQASQILMKKWI, from the coding sequence ATGGAATTTTTAATAAAAAAACAAATATTTGATTCACCTCGAGGTTTTATTACGTATGCCGATTTTATTGACACGGTCCTATATCACCGGGAATTTGGTTATTACATGAAGGATGGAATAAAAATTGGTAGGGAAGGTGATTTTTTTACAACCAGCAATGTCTCTGATATTTATGGAAGAATGGTTGCTAAGTGGTACAGCCAGCTGGCATTAAAATTTAGTTTACCTACCAATGTATGTGAAATTGGGGCTGGAACCGGCAGGTTTGCTCAAGCGTTTATCGAAGAGTGGGACAAGTGTGCCACACTCAAACTATCATACACGATGGTAGAAACAAGTCCCTACCATCGGAGGTTGCAACAAGAAAAAATAGTGATGAACGAGAATGTTAAACAGGTTAAAAACTTGGACGAAGTAAACTCGTTTGAGGGTCTTATTTTTTCAAATGAATTGTTTGATGCTCTTCCGGTACATGTCGTTCAAAGGTTGGATAACGAGCTATTTGAAATGATGGTGACTGTCCAAAATGATCAACTTGTAGAGATTCCTGTCCAACTTGAAAACGAAAAAATTATAGAATTTCTATCCACCCAAAATCTTGTCCTTCAAGAATCGCAAAGAATTGAAGTTCCATTGGCAATGACAAATCTAATTGGCTCGATTTCAAATATCCTCACGAAGGGGATTATCCTGACAGTAGATTATGGTTACACCAATAAAGAGTGGATGGACCCCATTCATCGGAATGGAAGCTTAAGAGGCTATTATAGGCATCAACTAATAAACGATATCCTTCAGCATTTTGGTGACATGGATATTACTAGTCATGTCCACTTTGATGCATTGATTGAGATGGGGGAAAATTCTGGTCTTTCATTCATTGATAAATTAAGACAGGATGAATTTTTTCTTTCAATTGGGATATTAAATGAACTTCAAAATCATTATGATTCAAATCCATTTTCGGAGAAAAGTAAGCAAAATCGAGCGATTCGTAGCTTGATCATGCCTTCAGGTTTAAGCCCGTCTTTTCAGGCAGTTCTTCAACATAAGGGCTTACAGGACCAAGCCTCACAAATTTTAATGAAAAAATGGATATAA
- a CDS encoding DUF2626 domain-containing protein: MDRMYRVLGFWTGIFAVMFYLGDMYTASLIFFGQTGFFVLLSYLKLSERMYMYVFGAYLTVFFAGFTYWTTFMLIPGATN; encoded by the coding sequence ATGGATCGTATGTACAGAGTCTTAGGATTTTGGACAGGTATTTTCGCTGTAATGTTTTATTTAGGCGATATGTATACTGCGTCCTTAATTTTCTTCGGTCAAACTGGATTTTTCGTCTTATTGAGTTACTTGAAATTGTCCGAACGTATGTATATGTATGTATTCGGTGCTTATTTAACGGTTTTCTTTGCCGGGTTTACATACTGGACAACCTTTATGTTGATACCGGGAGCAACAAATTAA